One Drosophila virilis strain 15010-1051.87 chromosome 5, Dvir_AGI_RSII-ME, whole genome shotgun sequence DNA window includes the following coding sequences:
- the dila gene encoding centrosomal protein of 131 kDa isoform X2, with product MDLCLKGSQINLAARQKTKPKYNSRSLTTLHNSAPHFRPRSANFLQQRSRSSPFLGRPQSADPKFGRKLSVYFCEKELRHSKHRQVSSTDLLKSLLEEPIKRSWLCRSACNSSTDDQSDFSQKSPHSSEGEQLERFLVSMPGVEKAKSYASNWSTSQGLSNAALLQKTAKPDLPGRVSFSKPNSQQNDVDSSDCDNDKQEVLVRAGSSTSISAPGPLTLPSFNYNNNNHNSNNNSGNKMESSDVSGQKKSVHFGAPASGSGSAEVLAETYEYPKCPSENCTCSTRSSSTASTNEAAADVKCACDAPSCRYAETKSQLPLPLPLSLPPPLPIPKSATPELNVIREYKQAVGVSLEKNSKPLEPMNNMELPNYMDKYAAQAKDKQNNLSEKNLSAANGNSSNSNNHHGQVNSGASYRPAGQRNFGAENNFLPIVQEDRRHLGNSSADSVISNYLKIAATPPFVGKKKENVKPASAEPSTRNNQNNNKSKFLAKSTTISLTTGGKLKKAVSVGSLREERKLSEYNLDKVDSWMSMQEEKQALAQFEELHKQGLDELDEANDNDNDSASQLSLKSNDDSRGSTYDEIVSVIKEIEEDKKRDNFAERLPSELNLKLDSRAETADTVSQNGDKMPESGDKYKDILAYLNNVESSCDKTLMETRRSMPDSNRSEVEFVVEPDVTDEVPKLSELLMLPNHQLARRVIALSLRANELANAIHLSKEHVLQLRTEKQKSLRAEKSNSVAKIREQKKHYEEVVTRHQGFIEQLLKDKGSLCEKVAALTRRLESQNQAWEHRLETELTRAKETTLAGEKIRRERWVRENTKKIKELTVKGLEAEINKMNCDHQREVTELKRAHQMQLLDALEEARLKHEQIEHSIRESCAQDRESIIEKERTAIRERLERQLEEEQKTQAELRQKLADDFAAERERLQAELRQKESDYLAKRQEVQREQESELEQAKFEMQEKMAKQEEKYQNRINTVEQQYLADFELWKTEYENKCKLAQAEKENAIRQHYRAERDRQLDELVVRMEADALQSNEEHEQKLLRLKEKYEKDLQLAENVEKSLREKYAETRGKLAEADAQVRNCQAEVKQLQLELSHSKKMCGDFINERDKLRDNLNADIQSELGVLNERHKQEMDQLQKRVHQTIQRQEETIEVLKGDNDQLRQQCLKLNAVIRQQRKDYCVK from the exons TGGTTGTGCCGCAGCGCCTGCAACTCTTCCACCGACGATCAGTCGGATTTCTCGCAGAAATCTCCACACAGCAGTGAGGGCGAGCAGCTGGAGCGGTTTCTGGTCAGCATGCCGGGCGTTGAGAAAGCCAAATCCTATGCTTCCAACTGGTCAACCAGCCAGGGACTGAGTAATGCTGCGCTCCTGCAGAAGACTGCCAAGCCGGATCTGCCGGGTCGCGTGTCCTTCAGCAAGCCCAACAGCCAGCAGAACGATGTGGACTCCAGTGATTGTGACAATGATAAACAGGAGGTGCTGGTGCGTgccggcagcagcaccagcatcTCGGCGCCGGGTCCCCTGACATTGCCCAGCttcaactacaacaacaataaccacaacagcaacaataacagtggCAACAAGATGGAGTCCAGCGATGTCAGCGGCCAGAAGAAGTCCGTGCACTTTGGCGCGCCGGCTtcgggcagcggcagcgccgaGGTGCTGGCCGAGACCTACGAGTATCCCAAGTGCCCATCGGAGAACTGCACCTGCAGCACACGCTCCTCCTCCACGGCCAGCACCAACGAGGCTGCTGCGGATGTCAAATGCGCCTGCGATGCGCCCAGCTGTCGCTATGCGGAGACTAAAAGCCAGCTGCCGCttccgctgccgctgtcgctgccacCACCACTGCCTATTCCCAAGTCAGCCACGCCGGAGCTAAATGTCATCAGGGAGTACAAGCAGGCCGTGGGCGTGTCGCTGGAAAAAAACAGCAAGCCACTAGAGCCCATGAACAACATGGAGCTGCCCAATTATATGGACAAGTATGCGGCACAGGCCAAGGACAAGCAGAACAATCTCTCCGAGAAGAATCTCAGCGCAGCCAACggtaacagcagcaatagcaacaaccaCCATGGCCAAGTTAACAGTGGCGCCTCATATCGCCCGGCCGGACAGCGCAATTTCGGTGCCGAAAACAATTTTCTGCCCATTGTCCAGGAGGATCGACGGCATttgggcaacagcagcgccgaTTCCGTTATtagcaattatttaaaaatcgcTGCCACGCCTCCATTTGTGGGCAAGAAGAAGGAGAACGTGAAGCCCGCCAGTGCGGAGCCAAGCACCAGAAACAACCAGAACAATAACAAGTCCAAATTTCTAGCCAAGAGCACAACGATCAGTTTGACCACCGGCGGCAAACTGAAGAAAGCCGTCAGCGTGGGCAGCCTGCGGGAGGAGCGAAAACTGAGTGAATACAATTTGGACAAGGTGGACAGCTGGATGAGCATGCAGGAAGAGAAGCAGGCGTTGGCACAGTTTGAGGAACTGCATAAACAGGGCCTGGATGAGCTGGACGAGgccaatgacaatgacaatgataGCGCCTCACAGCTGTCGCTCAAGTCGAATGATGATTCCAGAGGCTCCACCTACGATGAGATTGTGTCCGTCATCAAGGAGATTGAGGAGGATAAGAAGCGAG ACAACTTTGCGGAACGTTTGCCCAGCGAGTTGAACCTTAAATTGGATTCACGCGCAGAGACAGCCGATACGGTTAGTCAAAATGGAGACAAAATGCCCGAGAGTGGCGACAAATACAA AGACATTTTGGCCTATCTCAATAATGTGGAGAGCAGCTGTGACAAAACACTGATGGAAACCCGTCGCTCCATGCCGGATAGCAATCGATCAGAAGTGGAGTTTGTCGTGGAGCCCGATGTGACCGATGAGGTGCCCAA gCTGTCGGAGCTGCTGATGCTTCCCAATCATCAGTTGGCACGTCGCGTGATTGCGCTCAGCCTGCGCGCCAACGAGCTGGCCAATGCCATTCATCTGTCCAAGGAGCATGTGCTTCAGCTGCGCACCGAGAAACAGAAATCGCTGCGCGCCGAAAAGTCCAACAGTGTTGCGAAAATACGTGAACAAAAGAAGCACTACGAGGAGGTTGTGACGCGTCATCAAGGCTTCATCGAGCAGCTGCTCAAGGATAAGGGTTCGCTCTGCGAGAAGGTGGCCGCGTTGACACGTCGCCTGGAGAGCCAGAATCAGGCCTGGGAGCACCGACTGGAAACGGAATTGACACGCGCCAAGGAGACAACATTGGCGGGCGAGAAAATACGCCGGGAGCGCTGGGTGCGCGAGAATACCAAGAAGATTAAG GAGCTCACAGTGAAAGGTCTTGAGGCGGAGATCAACAAAATGAACTGTGATCATCAGCGCGAGGTGACCGAACTGAAGCGTGCGCATCAGATGCAACTGTTAGACGCTCTGGAGGAGGCACGTCTCAAGCACGAGCAAATCGAGCATAGCATACGCGAGAGTTGTGCACAGGATCGCGAGAGCATTATTGAAAAGGAACGCACCGCCATCCGTGAGCGTCTGGAGCGTCAGCTGGAGGAGGAGCAGAAAACGCAGGCGGAGCTGCGGCAGAAGCTCGCCGATGATTTTGCCGCAGAGCGTGAACGTTTGCAAGCGGAGCTCCGGCAAAAGGAGTCCGACTATTTGGCCAAACGACAGGAGGTGCAGCGGGAACAGGAGAGCGAACTTGAGCAGGCCAAGTTCGAAATGCAGGAGAAAATGGCCAAGCAGGAGGAGAAATATCAGAATCGCATCAACACCGTGGAGCAGCAATATCTGGCGGACTTCGAGCTCTGGAAAACGGAATACGAGAACAAGTGCAAGCTGGCGCAGGCGGAAAAGGAGAATGCCATCAGGCAGCACTATCGAGCCGAACGAGATCGCCAGCTGGACGAGCTGGTGGTGCGTATGGAGGCGGATGCACTGCAAAGCAACGAAGAGCACGAGCAGAAGTTGCT GCGGCTCAAGGAAAAGTACGAGAAGGATTTGCAACTGGCGGAAAATGTGGAAAAGTCGCTGCGAGAAAAGTATGCGGAGACACGTGGCAAACTGGCCGAGGCGGACGCCCAGGTGCGCAACTGCCAGGCGGAGGtcaagcagctgcagctggagctcaGCCATAGCAAGAAGATGTGCGGCGACTTCATCAACGAGCGCGACAAGCTGCGCGATAATCTCAATGCGGATATACAAAGTGAGCTGGGCGTGCTCAATGAACGCCACAAACAGGAAATGGATCAATTGCAGAAACG gGTGCATCAGACCATACAGCGACAGGAGGAGACCATTGAGGTGCTCAAGGGCGACAATGATCAGCTGCGGCAACAGTGCCTCAAACTAAATGCGGTCATTCGACAACAACGCAAAGATTATTGTGTTAAGTAG
- the dila gene encoding centrosomal protein of 131 kDa isoform X1, which yields MDLCLKGSQINLAARQKTKPKYNSRSLTTLHNSAPHFRPRSANFLQQRSRSSPFLGRPQSADPKFGRKLSVYFCEKELRHSKHRQVSSTDLLKSLLEEPIKRSWLCRSACNSSTDDQSDFSQKSPHSSEGEQLERFLVSMPGVEKAKSYASNWSTSQGLSNAALLQKTAKPDLPGRVSFSKPNSQQNDVDSSDCDNDKQEVLVRAGSSTSISAPGPLTLPSFNYNNNNHNSNNNSGNKMESSDVSGQKKSVHFGAPASGSGSAEVLAETYEYPKCPSENCTCSTRSSSTASTNEAAADVKCACDAPSCRYAETKSQLPLPLPLSLPPPLPIPKSATPELNVIREYKQAVGVSLEKNSKPLEPMNNMELPNYMDKYAAQAKDKQNNLSEKNLSAANGNSSNSNNHHGQVNSGASYRPAGQRNFGAENNFLPIVQEDRRHLGNSSADSVISNYLKIAATPPFVGKKKENVKPASAEPSTRNNQNNNKSKFLAKSTTISLTTGGKLKKAVSVGSLREERKLSEYNLDKVDSWMSMQEEKQALAQFEELHKQGLDELDEANDNDNDSASQLSLKSNDDSRGSTYDEIVSVIKEIEEDKKRDKHFSDNFAERLPSELNLKLDSRAETADTVSQNGDKMPESGDKYKDILAYLNNVESSCDKTLMETRRSMPDSNRSEVEFVVEPDVTDEVPKLSELLMLPNHQLARRVIALSLRANELANAIHLSKEHVLQLRTEKQKSLRAEKSNSVAKIREQKKHYEEVVTRHQGFIEQLLKDKGSLCEKVAALTRRLESQNQAWEHRLETELTRAKETTLAGEKIRRERWVRENTKKIKELTVKGLEAEINKMNCDHQREVTELKRAHQMQLLDALEEARLKHEQIEHSIRESCAQDRESIIEKERTAIRERLERQLEEEQKTQAELRQKLADDFAAERERLQAELRQKESDYLAKRQEVQREQESELEQAKFEMQEKMAKQEEKYQNRINTVEQQYLADFELWKTEYENKCKLAQAEKENAIRQHYRAERDRQLDELVVRMEADALQSNEEHEQKLLRLKEKYEKDLQLAENVEKSLREKYAETRGKLAEADAQVRNCQAEVKQLQLELSHSKKMCGDFINERDKLRDNLNADIQSELGVLNERHKQEMDQLQKRVHQTIQRQEETIEVLKGDNDQLRQQCLKLNAVIRQQRKDYCVK from the exons TGGTTGTGCCGCAGCGCCTGCAACTCTTCCACCGACGATCAGTCGGATTTCTCGCAGAAATCTCCACACAGCAGTGAGGGCGAGCAGCTGGAGCGGTTTCTGGTCAGCATGCCGGGCGTTGAGAAAGCCAAATCCTATGCTTCCAACTGGTCAACCAGCCAGGGACTGAGTAATGCTGCGCTCCTGCAGAAGACTGCCAAGCCGGATCTGCCGGGTCGCGTGTCCTTCAGCAAGCCCAACAGCCAGCAGAACGATGTGGACTCCAGTGATTGTGACAATGATAAACAGGAGGTGCTGGTGCGTgccggcagcagcaccagcatcTCGGCGCCGGGTCCCCTGACATTGCCCAGCttcaactacaacaacaataaccacaacagcaacaataacagtggCAACAAGATGGAGTCCAGCGATGTCAGCGGCCAGAAGAAGTCCGTGCACTTTGGCGCGCCGGCTtcgggcagcggcagcgccgaGGTGCTGGCCGAGACCTACGAGTATCCCAAGTGCCCATCGGAGAACTGCACCTGCAGCACACGCTCCTCCTCCACGGCCAGCACCAACGAGGCTGCTGCGGATGTCAAATGCGCCTGCGATGCGCCCAGCTGTCGCTATGCGGAGACTAAAAGCCAGCTGCCGCttccgctgccgctgtcgctgccacCACCACTGCCTATTCCCAAGTCAGCCACGCCGGAGCTAAATGTCATCAGGGAGTACAAGCAGGCCGTGGGCGTGTCGCTGGAAAAAAACAGCAAGCCACTAGAGCCCATGAACAACATGGAGCTGCCCAATTATATGGACAAGTATGCGGCACAGGCCAAGGACAAGCAGAACAATCTCTCCGAGAAGAATCTCAGCGCAGCCAACggtaacagcagcaatagcaacaaccaCCATGGCCAAGTTAACAGTGGCGCCTCATATCGCCCGGCCGGACAGCGCAATTTCGGTGCCGAAAACAATTTTCTGCCCATTGTCCAGGAGGATCGACGGCATttgggcaacagcagcgccgaTTCCGTTATtagcaattatttaaaaatcgcTGCCACGCCTCCATTTGTGGGCAAGAAGAAGGAGAACGTGAAGCCCGCCAGTGCGGAGCCAAGCACCAGAAACAACCAGAACAATAACAAGTCCAAATTTCTAGCCAAGAGCACAACGATCAGTTTGACCACCGGCGGCAAACTGAAGAAAGCCGTCAGCGTGGGCAGCCTGCGGGAGGAGCGAAAACTGAGTGAATACAATTTGGACAAGGTGGACAGCTGGATGAGCATGCAGGAAGAGAAGCAGGCGTTGGCACAGTTTGAGGAACTGCATAAACAGGGCCTGGATGAGCTGGACGAGgccaatgacaatgacaatgataGCGCCTCACAGCTGTCGCTCAAGTCGAATGATGATTCCAGAGGCTCCACCTACGATGAGATTGTGTCCGTCATCAAGGAGATTGAGGAGGATAAGAAGCGAG ATAAACATTTTTCAGACAACTTTGCGGAACGTTTGCCCAGCGAGTTGAACCTTAAATTGGATTCACGCGCAGAGACAGCCGATACGGTTAGTCAAAATGGAGACAAAATGCCCGAGAGTGGCGACAAATACAA AGACATTTTGGCCTATCTCAATAATGTGGAGAGCAGCTGTGACAAAACACTGATGGAAACCCGTCGCTCCATGCCGGATAGCAATCGATCAGAAGTGGAGTTTGTCGTGGAGCCCGATGTGACCGATGAGGTGCCCAA gCTGTCGGAGCTGCTGATGCTTCCCAATCATCAGTTGGCACGTCGCGTGATTGCGCTCAGCCTGCGCGCCAACGAGCTGGCCAATGCCATTCATCTGTCCAAGGAGCATGTGCTTCAGCTGCGCACCGAGAAACAGAAATCGCTGCGCGCCGAAAAGTCCAACAGTGTTGCGAAAATACGTGAACAAAAGAAGCACTACGAGGAGGTTGTGACGCGTCATCAAGGCTTCATCGAGCAGCTGCTCAAGGATAAGGGTTCGCTCTGCGAGAAGGTGGCCGCGTTGACACGTCGCCTGGAGAGCCAGAATCAGGCCTGGGAGCACCGACTGGAAACGGAATTGACACGCGCCAAGGAGACAACATTGGCGGGCGAGAAAATACGCCGGGAGCGCTGGGTGCGCGAGAATACCAAGAAGATTAAG GAGCTCACAGTGAAAGGTCTTGAGGCGGAGATCAACAAAATGAACTGTGATCATCAGCGCGAGGTGACCGAACTGAAGCGTGCGCATCAGATGCAACTGTTAGACGCTCTGGAGGAGGCACGTCTCAAGCACGAGCAAATCGAGCATAGCATACGCGAGAGTTGTGCACAGGATCGCGAGAGCATTATTGAAAAGGAACGCACCGCCATCCGTGAGCGTCTGGAGCGTCAGCTGGAGGAGGAGCAGAAAACGCAGGCGGAGCTGCGGCAGAAGCTCGCCGATGATTTTGCCGCAGAGCGTGAACGTTTGCAAGCGGAGCTCCGGCAAAAGGAGTCCGACTATTTGGCCAAACGACAGGAGGTGCAGCGGGAACAGGAGAGCGAACTTGAGCAGGCCAAGTTCGAAATGCAGGAGAAAATGGCCAAGCAGGAGGAGAAATATCAGAATCGCATCAACACCGTGGAGCAGCAATATCTGGCGGACTTCGAGCTCTGGAAAACGGAATACGAGAACAAGTGCAAGCTGGCGCAGGCGGAAAAGGAGAATGCCATCAGGCAGCACTATCGAGCCGAACGAGATCGCCAGCTGGACGAGCTGGTGGTGCGTATGGAGGCGGATGCACTGCAAAGCAACGAAGAGCACGAGCAGAAGTTGCT GCGGCTCAAGGAAAAGTACGAGAAGGATTTGCAACTGGCGGAAAATGTGGAAAAGTCGCTGCGAGAAAAGTATGCGGAGACACGTGGCAAACTGGCCGAGGCGGACGCCCAGGTGCGCAACTGCCAGGCGGAGGtcaagcagctgcagctggagctcaGCCATAGCAAGAAGATGTGCGGCGACTTCATCAACGAGCGCGACAAGCTGCGCGATAATCTCAATGCGGATATACAAAGTGAGCTGGGCGTGCTCAATGAACGCCACAAACAGGAAATGGATCAATTGCAGAAACG gGTGCATCAGACCATACAGCGACAGGAGGAGACCATTGAGGTGCTCAAGGGCGACAATGATCAGCTGCGGCAACAGTGCCTCAAACTAAATGCGGTCATTCGACAACAACGCAAAGATTATTGTGTTAAGTAG
- the LOC6626742 gene encoding uncharacterized protein: MKLQVLALLLYLSHRCEGQTAGSCHYFSDTKMDWFEALFTCQRKQMCLANIKTQRSFEEFENKLKASSRDEYWFGLNGYEKYAFKYVSDGAPLGYMPPAAMIHLDKPCAFVKPIGKTHFTFETGNCGRPRRFICTAAPRCNGKDTNSTFMPSLTAALPCEIKKEILEKLGIKPVEVED, translated from the exons ATGAAACTACAAGTGTTGgcattattattgtatttgaGCCACAGGTGCGAGGGGCAAACAGCAGGATCCTGTCACTATTTCAGCGATACCAAG ATGGATTGGTTTGAGGCATTATTCACATGCCAGCGAAAGCAAATGTGTTTGGCAAACATTAAAACACAGCGTTCGTTTGAGGAAttcgaaaacaaattaaaagcaagTTCGCGGGATGAATATTGGTTTGGCCTAAATGGCTATGAGAAGTATGCCTTCAAATATGTTTCAGATGGCGCACCGCTGGGCTATATGCCACCGGCAGCGATGATACATTTAGATAAGCCCTGTGCTTTTGTCAAACCCATTGGTAAGACACATTTCACCTTTGAAACGGGCAATTGTGGACGACCCAGACGATTCATATGCACCGCAGCACCCAGGTGCAACGGCAAGGATACAAATAGCACATTTATGCCATCGCTTACGGCCGCGCTGCCATGTGAAATCAAAAAAGAAATCTTAGAAAAGCTTGGTATAAAGCCCGTTGAGGTAGAGGATTAA
- the LOC6625989 gene encoding tol-Pal system protein TolA isoform X3, whose amino-acid sequence MFSSLTASLKSFGDKTVNLFSKKKDEAEKLASDKAVEAQKLAEEQAKKVGQSVQQTKSEAEQLAASTAKDAAALAAAEAQKAGQVIDQGVNRAAGAVNQTKQAVDHTVGQATAAVQNSKQVAANVAEASQRAAATAVDQTKKAANEAINKSVKAAESVADQKLKQAEGAIDGAMKQTSQTVDQKLHEANQYVDQKREGLEKNIHEAATHAQDTAGQQATQILGKLHLGPK is encoded by the exons ATGTTCAGCTCGTTGACAG CCTCCCTGAAGAGCTTTGGCGACAAGACCGTCAACTTGTTCAGCAAGAAGAAGGATGAGGCCGAGAAGTTGGCCAGCGACAAGGCTGTCGAGGCGCAAAAACTAGCCGAGGAGCAGGCCAAGAAGGTGGGACAATCTGTGCAGCAGACCAAGAGCGAAGCCGAGCAACTGGCTGCCAGCACAG CCAAGGACGCTGCCGCTCTGGCCGCTGCCGAGGCACAGAAGGCTGGCCAGGTGATCGATCAGGGCGTCAATCGTGCCGCCGGCGCTGTCAATCAAACCAAACAGGCTGTGGACCATACTGTCGGCCAGGCCACCGCCGCTGTGCAAAACTCCAAGCAGGTGGCCGCCAATGTGGCGGAGGCCTCCCAGcgtgccgctgccactgccgttGACCAGACCAAAAAGGCCGCCAATGAGGCGATCAACAAGAGCGTCAAGGCAGCCGAATCTGTTGCCGATCAGAAGCTCAAGCAGGCCGAGGGCGCCATCGATGGCGCCATGAAACAGACCAGCCAGACGGTGGACCAGAAGCTGCACGAGGCCAATCAGTATGTGGACCAGAAGCGCGAAGGACTCGAGAAGAACATACATGAGGCGGCCACTCATGCACAGGATACCGCTGGCCAGCAGGCCACACAGATCCTGGGCAAGCTCCATCTGGGCCCCAAGTAG
- the LOC6625989 gene encoding tol-Pal system protein TolA isoform X1 codes for MFSSLTDASKSSLKSFGDKTVNLFSKKKDEAEKLASDKAVEAQKLAEEQAKKVGQSVQQTKSEAEQLAASTAKDAAALAAAEAQKAGQVIDQGVNRAAGAVNQTKQAVDHTVGQATAAVQNSKQVAANVAEASQRAAATAVDQTKKAANEAINKSVKAAESVADQKLKQAEGAIDGAMKQTSQTVDQKLHEANQYVDQKREGLEKNIHEAATHAQDTAGQQATQILGKLHLGPK; via the exons ATGTTCAGCTCGTTGACAG ATGCTTCCAAAT CCTCCCTGAAGAGCTTTGGCGACAAGACCGTCAACTTGTTCAGCAAGAAGAAGGATGAGGCCGAGAAGTTGGCCAGCGACAAGGCTGTCGAGGCGCAAAAACTAGCCGAGGAGCAGGCCAAGAAGGTGGGACAATCTGTGCAGCAGACCAAGAGCGAAGCCGAGCAACTGGCTGCCAGCACAG CCAAGGACGCTGCCGCTCTGGCCGCTGCCGAGGCACAGAAGGCTGGCCAGGTGATCGATCAGGGCGTCAATCGTGCCGCCGGCGCTGTCAATCAAACCAAACAGGCTGTGGACCATACTGTCGGCCAGGCCACCGCCGCTGTGCAAAACTCCAAGCAGGTGGCCGCCAATGTGGCGGAGGCCTCCCAGcgtgccgctgccactgccgttGACCAGACCAAAAAGGCCGCCAATGAGGCGATCAACAAGAGCGTCAAGGCAGCCGAATCTGTTGCCGATCAGAAGCTCAAGCAGGCCGAGGGCGCCATCGATGGCGCCATGAAACAGACCAGCCAGACGGTGGACCAGAAGCTGCACGAGGCCAATCAGTATGTGGACCAGAAGCGCGAAGGACTCGAGAAGAACATACATGAGGCGGCCACTCATGCACAGGATACCGCTGGCCAGCAGGCCACACAGATCCTGGGCAAGCTCCATCTGGGCCCCAAGTAG
- the LOC6625991 gene encoding uncharacterized protein yields MRLLEIVILTLIVVYPDGGLSIKRPNKASKKPDINGPCGKRYLRQINGKCYYFAGKKMNWFGAQNNCLRKNLNLADLATREEYNGIVYYLRARGNMEDFWFGGNDLQTEGRFTYISTGRPVRYFGGLKGIEATFRANLDDCLEIRLRQNTTGITDDNCQEKQYFICQTNAVKCAQPVEGGANDTHHSHEHLHHFHHDAEKGKDRDGSGNRDNEQRDVESDSRPADNSNSTEVRELPTEVSGENTSAYGEENTPMAEESLGTTVVPPDDGGEGTLPAPEGTATANGTETSGPSKADGETPVPPAEGAETPVPPAEGAETPVPPAAGVPPAEGAEAAAPPAEGAEAAAPPAEGAEAAAPPAEGAGAAAPPAEGAETPAAPAGDGAQPPVEGAAAEPAPPGSGEPAKPSEDQAETPAPDNPDNPAGRAPKTTPVEITTTTVRYEKPDEAHGKTDLATKNLDGELVSPVPVPVHDETTSEH; encoded by the exons ATGAGGTTACTAGAAATTGTGATATTGACTTTAATCGTAGTATATCCAGATGGTGGGCTCTCAATCAAGCGACCCAATAAGGCATCCAAGAAACCAGATATTAATGGTCCTTGCGGCAAGCGGTATTTGCGCCAGATAAACGGTAAATGCTATTATTTTGCAGGCAAAAAG ATGAACTGGTTCGGGGCACAGAACAATTGCCTGCGCAAGAACCTCAATCTTGCCGATCTGGCCACAAGGGAGGAATACAATGGCATCGTGTATTACCTGAGAGCGCGCGGCAACATGGAGGACTTTTGGTTCGGTGGCAATGACCTGCAGACGGAGGGTCGTTTCACCTACATTAGCACTGGTCGACCGGTACGCTATTTCGGAGGTCTCAAAGGCATTGAGGCCACATTTCGCGCAAATTTGGATGATTGCCTGGAGATAAGGCTGAGGCAGAATACCACCGGTATTACCGATGACAATTGCCAGGagaaacaatattttatatgccagACGAATGCTGTCAAGTGTGCTCAGCCAGTGGAAGGTGGAGCAAACGATACGCATCATAGCCATGAGCATTTGCATCACTTCCATCATGATGCGGAAAAAGGCAAGGACAGGGATGGCTCGGGAAATAGAGATAATGAACAGAGAGATGTGGAAAGCGATTCGCGGCCGGCTGATAATTCGAATTCAACGGAAGTTAGGGAACTACCAACCGAAGTATCGGGTGAAAACACATCAGCGTATGGGGAGGAGAATACACCAATGGCAGAGGAGAGTTTAGGCACAACAGTTGTGCCACCCGATGATGGCGGAGAAGGAACGTTACCAGCTCCAGagggaacagcaacagcaaatggaACGGAAACTTCTGGACCGTCTAAAGCTGACGGAGAAACTCCAGTGCCACCTGCAGAAGGTGCAGAAACTCCAGTGCCACCTGCAGAAGGAGCCGAAACTCCAGTGCCACCTGCAGCAGGAGTGCCACCAGCAGAAGGCGCAGAAGCTGCAGCGCCGCCTGCAGAAGGCGCAGAAGCTGCAGCGCCACCTGCAGAAGGCGCAGAAGCTGCAGCGCCACCTGCAGAAGGCGCAGGAGCTGCAGCACCACCTGCAGAAGGTGCAGAAACTCCAGCAGCACCTGCAGGAGATGGCGCACAACCTCCTGTTGAAGGCGCAGCCGCAGAGCCAGCACCACCTGGCAGCGGAGAACCTGCAAAGCCATCTGAAGATCAAGCAGAGACTCCTGCACCAGACAATCCTGATAATCCAGCCGGCCGTGCTCCCAAAACAACACCCgtagaaataacaacaacaactgtgcGCTACGAGAAACCGGATGAAGCTCACGGCAAAACTGATTTGGCAACAAAGAACCTAGATGGAGAGCTCGTTtcgccagtgccagtgccagtgcatGACGAGACAACATCGGAACATTGA